TCGGTCTGAGCTTGAGTTGGTTGTCTGTCTGGTGTTGTACGTGGTGCAGAAGCATCACACGGCGGAGGGGCAGCTGAAGAGGGAGGAGTTCATAAAGATCGGCAAGGAGGTGATCAGGCGCGACAGCTTCACCCTGGGCAAGGCGACCGTGGACTTCATCACGTACCTGTTCGGCGCCCCGCTGTgcgcgctcgcggcgaagAGGATCCTCCCCAGCCTGGGCTGGCTCTCCGACGACGTCGTCATCCCGCTCGCCACCTCCGGCTCCGTCTACTATCTCATCAGGACCAAGCAGCTCTGAGACACTACGGGTTTATTTggagagctttagattctgagaaacagCTACTTGGTatccagcttctgagaatctgaaaaagctcctaaacccagcttctcgattctggattcttagttcattttccagaatatgtaactacagattctcagaagctgtggaccgtttggggcagTTTCTGcgaaaagctgcagctgggagaagttcccccaaacaggccctacaGCCACAGCCCAACTCAACAAGACAACACTAGTGCATAGATATGAATGAATTTGTTCAAAAGAGAGAATTAATCAAAACAGTAGGAGTAAATAAAATGAGAGAGACAAAAAACACAAGATGCTTGGGAGAATCGAAGGTCGCGATCGAGGTTTGGACGTGTGTGGCATGGCGCGAGATAAGAGGGAAAAGGCATGCGTCTCGAGCCGTGGAATCGCGGCGAACGAACGATGCAGGGTGGGGGCGGCAGGCTACCCCGTCCGGTCCACCACGGCTTGGCGTTTTCGCCGCCCGCTGGCCTCACCCCGTCACTGGTGACCTTATCAACCTGATCGTCTCGGCTGCGGAGGTCAACACGCCCACGGCTGCCACTCTATGTGGATCggagggcccacctgtcatagtAGAGCATAGAGCGCACGTGCCGCATGGGTTTGACGCGAGCGGTGACCGCGCCgttcgccgcgcgccgcctaTCCTTTCGCTCGGCGGATACGTGCCTAGGCCTCGTGCTATCGTGGGGCTCAGTGAAACAGCGACACCTTAGAATAACATCCTCACTCGTGTTTTTCTGGAtcttatatttagattttctGGATCttttatcatactttatttctattatttatttttagattattatgaacatatatatagtttttatttatatattattttttttataaaaaccaaacaattatatatatatatatatatatcctacaGGTTATTGGATCATAAATCTTATGTGTTATTGGACCCCATGCGTCAGTGACAAACCGGAACGGCTTTCACTTGCACACCAGTACACCACGCGGGTGGCGATCAGTCGAGTGGAGCCTACAGTAACAACACTCCGTCGTCGTGCCATTTCGGCCTTTCGACGGAAagattctctctcctctttggACCACTCTGGATCATCATCGGCCAAGGGCCGTCCATCCTATAGGTTGGCCCGGCTCAATCATGAAAGACGTGCCAATGTGAGCCAAGACAAACCCTGCGTTTTTGCTGCACCTATGCGAAAAAAAAGTgcagttttttctttgaatttCCCTGCggggaaaaatatattaatttaacaCTTGCACAAAGAACAAACCATCTTACAACAATTACCAACATCATCCTTCCgcttaaaataaacataaatgaatgGCTTATCAGTaactaaaagataatttatgaataaaaaaatatatgtgttattattGATGTAGATCACatattggaaaataaaatacttcGTATGTtgaaaatatcttataactaattctaaatttaaattctaaaatttaaattttggctcatATGCAGAGACGAAAAAACATAAGCTCATGTACAAAGATtaaagaggagaagaggaggaaaaatGACAGTAACTAAGGCCGCATCTCTCCCGGATCATCTTTGACATAAACCGAAAATCGCCATTGATTCGAACAAAAAAGAACTTGCCGCCTCCCAAACCATGCCAAGAGACTGATCAATCAACTACTGTCACCGTACCGCGAGTTCTACTCtctccataaaaaaattataagtattttataacatttaaatcctattctaaaatatacgtccctatcttttggctttagttatacttataattcaaaactaaaatttttcactcttaaatttagagttaattttgagattttttcattgaattttatttccagctttgacttttaaaactatataaacacgtatataaaagttttattcacgaatcattttctatttataaatatgatgtttgagtttttatttttaataccaAAAGATAACCCGATAAACATTTCtagtagtattatttatgttactacttattttatcaattattttttattcaatattCTTATTATCCTATCCtctcatctattttttattattaaataaaactatagtTTTTTCTCAACTGTATTAGATAATCCGAAAATAATTTCACATTGGAACGTGCTAGTATTTGTCACTGCTCAGGGTCGACATCACAATGATTTTTGATGGCACGACACGCCCACCGCgattcatataataattatgtacaAATGATTCAATAGTATActaactactagcttcaattcatctatagtcaatctaatatccaattcatacaatagttatctacaaaatatatattaccatgTCCCATACACATACagtttattaaagtttatattgCAGCTagatataaatctatagctcatgttcttctctcttatcttttttaaaatatgattatagctgacttatattCTGCAACTTGCAACTTGCTACCGTGGTTTCTCAATTCGTAGCTACCCACGGTGGCCCCACCGCCCCTGCACCAGAGCGCACACCTCACCGAGGCGCAgcaaaagcaaagcaaaacaacacAACCACGAGTCCACGAATCTTCCTCCTCGCAAGTCCCCGCAAGTCCCACCCACGCAGCGCATGCCcgctggctgctgctgctagtatAAACAAGCAGCAAACAATTTGGCCGCTCCAACGCGCGACAGATTTCCACCCAtggcgtcgtcgacggcgccctcgccgcccgtCTCCTGCCGCCCCTCCACGGCGCgggggcggccgccgccgccactgctgctccgcctccgcttCCCCGCGAATgggcccgcggcggcgctggagctCCTCCCTGCAACCAGGAGGctgagggaggcggcgcacgtGCGGCGgatcgaggcggcggcggcttggtggTTGGGCTCGAGgagggagggcgcggcggtgaggtgcgcggcggccggggaggtgGTGGGGGGCGCCGCTGGTGCtggggttggggttggggtTGGGAGGAGCGCCGGGATGGAGGTGGCAATCGCCACCGCGGCGGTCGTGGCGATGGGAACGGGGAACCGCGTCCTCTACAAGCTCGCCCTCGTGCCGCTCCGCGACTACCCCTTCTTCCTCGCGCAGTTCGCCACGTTCGGGTACGTGCACGTGCCACCCCTCTAACTcccccatcgccgccggccattgATGATCGAATATCGATTGATCGGAGATGCCTTCGCTTTGCGTTACTGTTGCGGTGTCTGATCGAATCGCGGTTCAGCTTCGAACAGTGGAGATTCTGCGTGAATCATTTCACTCTAGCCTACAGCATCCGCGATGCGTGCCTGGTGTTGGGGGTCCACGTGTCTGGGAGAATAACTGAGCGAGATTTTTTGCTTGCTAATATCTCAATTCCTGTACGGTTGTGCGCTTTTTTCTGGTGGTTGGTAGAGCTCGCGAGCTGGCCTTCCAAGTGTTCAAATGATTAATCCATAGCAATTCAGGTTCAGGATTCCTATGCGTTTTTTCAGCacgttaattattttttaaaaacaagttGTGGATGTCATTGTTGCCTGTGGAGTACTCCAACCGAGCCCATTACAACTGTTGTTTGTTATACTTCTAAACTATAAGTAAGCGCTAAGCGACAAAGTGGATCGGCGGCCACCGATTGCTCGTGCCTCTGTGACCATGTAGATGAACTTAAACAATGGCCTCTAATTTTAAGCAATTGTGTGTGCGTTACTAATTGGTGCCAGTAATACCTGCACCTATAGGTGAGCTACTGCAGTGTCATGTCAAACTACTTATTTCTGTTACCACGGATTCTGATGGCATGTTTGGTTGGATACTGCTTTTTCTCAAATATTGTGTAATGCCACAATTTGTATGGCGCAGAAATTGTTGCCTGTAGTATGGCAAATTTTGATGAGAGTTTATGATTAAGGCACGTGGGAATGGCTAGAAAAGTGTCGTCTGACACGAGTGTGATGATAATGGTCCTTGCCACAAGTGTGACAAGTTGTGGCATGCAACTAAGCAGTCCTAGGAGGATGCACTGGGGCTGGTAATTAGGAGGTTAGTtgccataaatttttaaatacgaAGTGTAGACTAATTGTTTGATACCATATGGTGCCGAAGAGTATCATACtggaacacacacacacacacacacacacacacacacacacacacacacacacaaaagactagacaattttttttggcataaaTGTCTTTTGGAACAGACTCACCTGTTTTAATTGTTATGACTTGATGTGTCACTGTCTCTCTATATTTCTGATTGAGTTCATGCATGTCCTAACATTTGGCGTGTTGCACACCTAGTTGATGTTTTCTGCAACATCTGTTTGTAGAGGAAAAAGTTGGACACAGACAATGGATTTTCCCTTGAATTGTACATagaaaatattcatatttcttGAAAGCGCATGAATTTCAACACTTCAAAATGCTTGTAATTCAGGGGTTATAGCAGCATTGCCTGTTGTTTCTGTGTGCAGCAGAAACCTTTTTCATGTCTAATCTAATCAGTTCTTATATGTAATGTGCTAAACCCTTTCCAATACCACGGATAACTAAGTATATGGTTCATATCTGAGCTCTATTGAGTGAGTGCTACCTTTTATGGTTTTGACGTTGTTAGATTTTTCCTTAGATCTCACTAGAACAAATGAACCAACTTGATATATTTCTCTGATGTGTTTGATTGGTAAAGTCATATAATCCACAGATATATTTCgaaattttatatcttaatTGAAGCTTGAAAAATATGAGGTTTTCTCGTCTCATCGAACATTTCTGTCAGAACAATAATATGATGTGGATCTTTCAATTTTGACAGCTATGTGGTTGTCTATTTCTCGATCCTGTATCTTCGTCATCAAGCTGGCATTGTCACTGATGAGATGCTGTCTCTACCACAAAAACCTTTTCTAGCTGTAGGCCTCTTGGAGGCTTTAGCAGCAGCATCAGGGATGGCTGCTGGAGGTAATTCCCTTTTTTCCAAACACAACTTCCTTTGACTTGCTAAATATGAATCGAGCATCCAGATGTCCATGGCAGTTATTTTCTGCTATTAATCTTCTCTTCAAGCCCATCTATCATACCATGACTGGGAAAATCATTCTAGTTTCTTTTTGATTCATACATATACAACACGTTTCTGATTGATTGATGGGTTTTAGTTTATAGTTCATTATTAAGGTAAAATGCGTTTGTTATGTGATGCGTGAAGCTTTCACTCTGTGCTAATTGTTTGCTTTTTGTTGGAGTAGCTGTTCTTTCTGGGGCTTCGATACCAATATTGTCACAGGTTGAGAACTATCTATGTTATATCATCTCCATTTTATGACATGTAAGCACGTTTCTGTAATTGGTTACTACTTTCCTGCAGACGTATCTTGTTTGGCAGCTGCTTTTATCTGCTATTTTTTTGAAGAGGCGGTACAGAATAAATGAGATAACTGGTTGCTTTCTTGTGACGGTTGGTGTAATAATAACTGTAGCAAGGTAAGGTCTTCCCTGATAAAAAGCGATATTGGTTTCTAAGTACCTAGTACCTAGTAAGCACCAGACTTTATCTGTACAGCTGTATGCCATGGAGTCTGTGACTTTGTATTCCTGTTTTTATATAAGTCTTTCTCACAATAATCCTGGAATAAATACTATAATTGCGCCCAGAAGATAATATTCTTGAGTATtgggatataaatatgtaatgaATAACAATGGGAATTTACTTCGTCTAAAAAAGGGAAATTTTGTTGTGCTTTGGAACATGTGCAATGTGATTGTGTGCTCCAGAGATCCTCAATAAGTATATCATGTGCGCACAGGAATTGCTGAACCAGAATGTAATTCTGATGACAGTTTGAAATGATACAGTCGTAGATTCCAAGCATGGAAGTCTAGTGAAAAGTTACTGTTTTGCATTATTGCTACATATTTGAGCatgtcatcattttttttaattggtgGCAGATGATACCACATGGAATTAAGGTGTTCTTTTATGAGTATGTGGAAACTTAGccaagatgtttgactttctGCTGATTGatattgttttagataattgTTGATTGACATATTACTGGGTTGATGTAATCACAAATTAACATGAATGCTGTTTTCTCATATATAGTGGGTCTAGTGCTGGTGCTTCATTAAAAGGTACTGGAATTTTGTGGCCACTGCTCATGATAATATCGTTCTTTCTCCAAGCCGCTGATACGGTATTGAAGGTAGCAAATCTACATTAATCAAGCAatgaaacattttattttctttagcaATGAATTTAACCTGATACAATTAAAGTCTATTGTTTCAGGAGGTAATATTTCTAAATGCTGCCAAGAAATTGAAGGTACTAATTTATTCCATGGTTACTCATTCcgcaccatattttttttatcatgaagATTTATTGTTATGTAGAGGGTGATAAACGAACACAAATTCTCATTGGTTAGTTTTTGTCGGATGCTCTTCTCTCAatgctatttttttgtttctagggTGGCTCAGTTGATCTTTTTGTCGTCAACTCATATGGCTCTGCTTATCAAGTATGTTCCTGTTGCATACTACTTTGCATGAACTATGAAGAAACCTCATCCATTATAATGAGTAAATGTACCATTTCAGGCTCTTTTCATGTGCCTCCTGTTGCCATTCTTGTCAAAGTTATGGGGAGTACCATTCCAACAACTACCAACATACATCAGAGATGGCACTGCCTGCTTTCTAAATATGGGATCACTATCTTCTGGTAATTGTTAAAGTCTGAAACAGTTATGACAGTATCCCCTGATTACTTGGTTCCTTATGTGATGGGACCTATAGATCTGGGTAAATTCCTGGCGCTAAATAAGAAGTAAATTACTGATGAGTAATCACCTCACCAATTTTGTCTCTGAAGATTCTAGTTATTGATTTAATAGTAAGCTAGTATGGTTTGACACTTTGGATCTTTGGATTGGGCTTATAAGATTTTGAAGGATTATTTTGTAGTTATGTTCGTAATCTTAAGCTATGGACTCTTACTCGTAAATCTTTAATAGGACTAGTTAAATACCTGTGTTTTGTTACggattttatgatgtgttatcaaattttcttatatggaatagtcaccttaatttgaatttatatgtagatatgaatctatatttaactggtttttaatatcaagaaatttgaagactaaattataaaactgtaGTGAGGGTAGGTAGTGGTAGATTcattgccaccaccactactttTAATAGGAGTATAGATAGTTGTTGAATGGTGTCGATGTTTTGGATCGGCAATAATATATGGGGGTGGTACATGAGACCAAAAGTACGATAGATAGAGACATAATTTGATAAGACTAAGACTAAACCGACTCGTATCCAACTAGTTATGGAAACCAGGACATAGAATCCTAATCCTTGACAGATACCTAGTTGGTTACAGCCTGGTATCTATCTTTACAGCTTTCTTTATAATTTAGAACCACCTTTCCTATACAGATACGTACAGTATACGGGATACCCCATATTCAGGTATTCCACAAATGAGAAAAAGGATAAATGGGCACACTATGGCATTGCACTTATGGGTAAAAGGATTAAAAGATAAATAGGCAAAATGTTCATACATTCTTAAATCAAAATGTACCATGGCATTCCACTTATGGGTGATAGTACAATTTGATTTAAGAATGTATGAACGTTTTGCctatttttatgaatatttatgctttacagtttctctttaataaataaaaaatgcaccAGCATCTTACATTTTGTCAAACCATTTGAATTGTACAGGCTGTGAAGGGGCACCACTGTTACCACTACTATTTGTGTTGGTTAATATGGGCTTCAATATATCTCTTCTACACCTACTAAAGATATCTTCAGGAGTTGTATCTTCTCTGGCCTCTACATTTTCAGGTTCGCTTATTTTCTTTGTGTGCCACCTTGTCTCCACCAATAAAGCAAACTTTTAATTTGTCCTGCATATTTTGAAGATATGTGGTAGTTGTAGTTTTTCAAATACATATCTCACTTGAGGACTGTGAGAAACCACTGTACATATCCAAGCTTTGAACTGGACACCCTTATTGTGGCCATACATAAGGTGGGATAATGTATTCACATGTTCCCAGTTACTGATTCAAAACCAGCTGTCCAGCATTGGGGTTTTTTTTGTGCTCTTCAATAACTAGATCGCTCAGATTCTAAAGTAATATGGTTGGTAGGAGAGAAAATGGGTACTTGATAGTTACCAATCATACCTTTCATGCTACATACATTGCTGAGTTCAGTATGCACCTTCATAAGTGTTCATGTCTAAATGAAAACCAATGGCCTGAAAATCTCCATTAGTGAATCAACATCAACTGATAAATAATCCATTAATTCATTTCTCTTCTGTTTCTCCTAATATCAGAAATGAAtttggaaaaggaaaaacagaGCTATTAGCTGCAAGCCTGCAAgtcaataaatcatattttggtCAGGAATGAAGATTTGTGGTGATTTATTTCTGAAACAAAAGGGGTTGTGTTTAGTTACTTTTCAGTCCGATGCCCAGTAATTAGAACCAGAGCAAATAAAGATGTTAGCTCTCCATATACCATTTGCTTCTTTCCGTATGTTTGCTCTGCTAACTCTGAAGCTTTTGAGACGAGGGATAGTTTTGGAATGTGGGCAAAGAGGTCACGCATTTTGTTACGCCAAAATGTTATCAGCAAAAATATTTAGCATACTATTGCCTATTAAAGTTGCTAGTGATTATTTCCTACCATGCCTCCATGCCGATGTATTTCGTAGCCTTTCTTTTAGAGCATATAAGCCTAGGAAGGGAGAAAAGAAACGCAAGCTTGGAAGTTAAGGCAATAGTAGTTCGCCTTTAATCCAGCACAAGGTTGACAGAAAGTGATGGCTATGTTGGGTGACCATGATCCCACATAACCGAGTTGCACCATGTCAATTGAAAACTAAGTTTATGACTAAGTGGTTAGAAGGGAAAACAAACAcagaacatatatttataactttcTTCTGTGATTGTCACTATTATCTGCATGTTTTTAATCGGGTTCTTActgtaggatcgtaaaggacatttttcatctcaaaagctagccattgagGTGAGAGGCTTCACCACTTATATTCTAGGTTCTTTGCCATCCACAACCAATGTGGGATTATTCAACAATCTTCCGCTTCACATATTGGTATCGCTCAGCCCTCCACCGCCTTTTCATCGTATCCTGGCCCCCACTGGCCTACGGTCCATTAGGTATACA
This is a stretch of genomic DNA from Oryza brachyantha chromosome 1, ObraRS2, whole genome shotgun sequence. It encodes these proteins:
- the LOC102712602 gene encoding protein CLT1, chloroplastic; the protein is MASSTAPSPPVSCRPSTARGRPPPPLLLRLRFPANGPAAALELLPATRRLREAAHVRRIEAAAAWWLGSRREGAAVRCAAAGEVVGGAAGAGVGVGVGRSAGMEVAIATAAVVAMGTGNRVLYKLALVPLRDYPFFLAQFATFGYVVVYFSILYLRHQAGIVTDEMLSLPQKPFLAVGLLEALAAASGMAAGAVLSGASIPILSQTYLVWQLLLSAIFLKRRYRINEITGCFLVTVGVIITVASGSSAGASLKGTGILWPLLMIISFFLQAADTVLKEVIFLNAAKKLKGGSVDLFVVNSYGSAYQALFMCLLLPFLSKLWGVPFQQLPTYIRDGTACFLNMGSLSSGCEGAPLLPLLFVLVNMGFNISLLHLLKISSGVVSSLASTFSVPLSIYAFTLPLPYIGVASTLPPGFVAGAAVLTAGLLLYSFPQAQKTPGNPSAAGIPS